One genomic window of Brienomyrus brachyistius isolate T26 chromosome 16, BBRACH_0.4, whole genome shotgun sequence includes the following:
- the hnrnpa3 gene encoding heterogeneous nuclear ribonucleoprotein A3 isoform X2, whose amino-acid sequence MEDHETKEPEQLRKLFIGGLSFETTDESLRAHFEQWGRLTDCVVMRDPANKRSRGFGFVTYSCVDEVDAAMVARPHKVDGRVVEPKRAVSREDSAKPGAHLTVKKIFVGGIKEDTEEHHLREYFQDYGKIESIEVMEERQTGKKRGFCFITFDDHDTVDKIVAQKYHTINSHNCEVRKALSKQEMQVASSQRNRGGGSGNYMGRGGNFGGGSFGRGGNFSGGYSGGRGGYGYGGGYNGFEGGGNYGGGPSYGGGRGGYGGSGPGYGNQGGYDNYNDGGNFSRGGNYNDFGNYGGQQSNYGPMRGSGFGGRNSGGYGSGSGSGGGYGARRY is encoded by the exons ATGGAG GATCATGAAACCAAGGAGCCAGAGCAGCTCAGAAAATTGTTCATTGGGGGTCTCAGTTTTGAAACTACAGATGAGAGCCTGAGGGCTCACTTCGAGCAATGGGGAAGGCTCACCGATTGTGTG GTGATGCGGGACCCAGCAAACAAGCGTTCCCGCGGATTTGGCTTCGTGACGTACTCGTGTGTGGATGAGGTGGATGCTGCCATGGTAGCTCGTCCCCACAAGGTGGACGGGCGTGTCGTGGAACCCAAGAGGGCCGTATCCAGAGAG GATTCGGCTAAACCGGGTGCTCACCTGACAGTGAAGAAGATCTTTGTGGGTGGGATTAAGGAAGACACAGAGGAGCACCACCTCAGAGAGTACTTTCAGGATTACGGGAAGATCGAGAGCATCGAAGTGATGGAGGAACGCCAGACTGGCAAGAAACGAGGGTTTTGTTTTATCACCTTTGACGACCATGACACGGTGGATAAAATCGTTG CTCAGAAATATCACACAATAAACTCCCATAACTGCGAAGTGAGGAAGGCCCTCTCGAAACAGGAAATGCAGGTCGCGTCCAGTCAGAGAA ACAGAGGTGGTGGGTCAGGAAACTACATGGGCAGAGGAGGAAATTTTGGTGGTGGCAGCTTTGGCCGAGGTGGTAATTTCTCAG GAGGGTACAGTGGAGGCAGAGGAGGCTATGGATATGGGGGTGGATATAATGGTTTTGAAGGTG GGGGAAATTATGGCGGGGGACCAAGCTATGGGGGAGGGCGCGGGGGATACGGAGGTAGTGGTCCAGGGTACGGAAACCAGGGAGGATACGATAACTACAACGACGGAG GGAACTTCAGTAGAGGTGGAAACTACAACGACTTTGGGAATTATGGTGGACAGCAGTCTAACTATGGCCCAATGAGGGGAAGTGGCTTTGGGGGAAGGAATTCAG GTGGTTATGGTTCCGGGAGCGGGAGTGGAGGCGGTTATGGTGCACGGCGATACTGA
- the hnrnpa3 gene encoding heterogeneous nuclear ribonucleoprotein A3 isoform X1, translating into MEDHETKEPEQLRKLFIGGLSFETTDESLRAHFEQWGRLTDCVVMRDPANKRSRGFGFVTYSCVDEVDAAMVARPHKVDGRVVEPKRAVSREDSAKPGAHLTVKKIFVGGIKEDTEEHHLREYFQDYGKIESIEVMEERQTGKKRGFCFITFDDHDTVDKIVAQKYHTINSHNCEVRKALSKQEMQVASSQRNRGGGSGNYMGRGGNFGGGSFGRGGNFSGGYSGGRGGYGYGGGYNGFEGGGNYGGGPSYGGGRGGYGGSGPGYGNQGGYDNYNDGGNFSRGGNYNDFGNYGGQQSNYGPMRGSGFGGRNSGGPYSGGYGSGSGSGGGYGARRY; encoded by the exons ATGGAG GATCATGAAACCAAGGAGCCAGAGCAGCTCAGAAAATTGTTCATTGGGGGTCTCAGTTTTGAAACTACAGATGAGAGCCTGAGGGCTCACTTCGAGCAATGGGGAAGGCTCACCGATTGTGTG GTGATGCGGGACCCAGCAAACAAGCGTTCCCGCGGATTTGGCTTCGTGACGTACTCGTGTGTGGATGAGGTGGATGCTGCCATGGTAGCTCGTCCCCACAAGGTGGACGGGCGTGTCGTGGAACCCAAGAGGGCCGTATCCAGAGAG GATTCGGCTAAACCGGGTGCTCACCTGACAGTGAAGAAGATCTTTGTGGGTGGGATTAAGGAAGACACAGAGGAGCACCACCTCAGAGAGTACTTTCAGGATTACGGGAAGATCGAGAGCATCGAAGTGATGGAGGAACGCCAGACTGGCAAGAAACGAGGGTTTTGTTTTATCACCTTTGACGACCATGACACGGTGGATAAAATCGTTG CTCAGAAATATCACACAATAAACTCCCATAACTGCGAAGTGAGGAAGGCCCTCTCGAAACAGGAAATGCAGGTCGCGTCCAGTCAGAGAA ACAGAGGTGGTGGGTCAGGAAACTACATGGGCAGAGGAGGAAATTTTGGTGGTGGCAGCTTTGGCCGAGGTGGTAATTTCTCAG GAGGGTACAGTGGAGGCAGAGGAGGCTATGGATATGGGGGTGGATATAATGGTTTTGAAGGTG GGGGAAATTATGGCGGGGGACCAAGCTATGGGGGAGGGCGCGGGGGATACGGAGGTAGTGGTCCAGGGTACGGAAACCAGGGAGGATACGATAACTACAACGACGGAG GGAACTTCAGTAGAGGTGGAAACTACAACGACTTTGGGAATTATGGTGGACAGCAGTCTAACTATGGCCCAATGAGGGGAAGTGGCTTTGGGGGAAGGAATTCAGGTGGGCCTTACAGCG GTGGTTATGGTTCCGGGAGCGGGAGTGGAGGCGGTTATGGTGCACGGCGATACTGA
- the nfe2l2a gene encoding nuclear factor erythroid 2-related factor 2a isoform X4 has product MELIDILWRQDIDLGAGREVFDYSHRQKEHELQRQRKREEEERQQRLQEEKKALLAQLQLDEETGEFVPRAPPSSQQTATPPEKVQPAVFTEEDVGTLSFDECMQLLEETFPLVETIETSAPTLDPSVLPAANSSPVMMGPQPSPLLPATPPPQKPLPDLEQAWMELLSIPELQQCLNMQMGDVVEPQGYSATSTSPVAQEPNYPFYLPKMTDVITVPAESVCSSGYQSSFEGAFAGAVPADSPDQTTLEAPDLNGAFSVESFCDMFYSDLTDTTISHGGSLGVGGSEGTALAELPEETPVKPMDISEFTLGEGFASKKAEAEFPDSDSGLSLDASPNNGSPEKSTFGDGSFGFSDSDMEEMDSNPGSTKSDYSETFPLSVVAESIQGNSGTLRQPGSSQDQNVGHPKTELAEDAGHDKPPFTKDKHRRRMEARLSRDEQRAKALQIPFSVDLIINLPVDDFNEMMSKHQLNEAQLALVRDIRRRGKNKVAAQNCRKRKMESIAGLECELDSLREEKERLLQERSENDSNLRQAKKELSSLYQEVFSMLRDEEGKPYSPSEYSLQQTSDGNVYLVPRVKQKTVKTRGN; this is encoded by the exons ATGGAGCTGATTGACATCCTGTGGAGGCAGGACATCGACCTGGGCGCCGGCCGGGAGGTCTTCGACTACAGCCACCGGCAGAAGGAGCACGAGCTGCAGCGCCAACGCAagcgggaggaggaggagcggcaGCAGCGGCTCCAGGAGGAGAAGAAGGCGCTGCTGGCTCAGCTGCAGCTGGACGAGGAGACGGGCGAGTTTGTGCCGCGGGCTCCACCCAGCTCCCAGCAGACCGCCACGCCTCCTGAGAAGGTGCAG CCTGCTGTCTTCACAGAAGAGGATGTGGGCACCCTGTCATTTGACGAATGCATGCAGCTCCTGGAAGAAACCTTCCCGCTAGTGGAGACCATCGAG ACCTCTGCTCCTACGCTCGATCCCTCTGTTTTGCCCGCCGCCAACAGCAGCCCAGTCATGATGGGTCCTCAACCGAGCCCCCTGCTGCCAGCAACACCACCCCCCCAGAAGCCCCTGCCGGACCTGGAGCAGGCCTGGATGGAGCTGCTCTCCATCCCTGAGCTGCAG CAGTGCCTGAACATGCAAATGGGGGACGTGGTCGAACCACAGGGCTACAGTGCCACGAGCACCTCCCCGGTGGCGCAGGAGCCAAACTACCCGTTCTACCTGCCCAAGATGACAGATGTGATTACAGTCCCGGCGGAGTCAGTCTGCTCCTCGGGGTATCAGAGCTCCTTCGAAGGGGCTTTTGCTGGTGCCGTCCCAGCGGACAGCCCCGATCAAACGACTCTAGAGGCCCCGGACCTGAATGGCGCCTTTAGCGTAGAAAGCTTCTGTGATATGTTTTACTCGGACCTTACAGACACAACGATAAGCCatggcggctcactgggtgtgggtgggagtgaggGTACTGCGCTGGCCGAACTGCCCGAGGAGACACCGGTTAAGCCCATGGATATCTCCGAGTTCACATTGGGGGAAGGATTTGCCAGCAAGAAGGCTGAAGCCGAGTTTCCTGACTCTGACTCGGGCCTGTCGCTGGATGCCAGCCCCAACAATGGGTCACCGGAGAAATCGACGTTTGGCGACGGCTCCTTCGGATTCAGCGACTCCGATATGGAGGAGATGGACAGCAACCCTGGCAGCACTAAGTCTGACTACAGCGAGACGTTCCCACTGTCCGTCGTTGCGGAAAGCATCCAAGGGAATTCCGGCACCCTCAGACAGCCTGGATCCTCACAGGACCAGAACGTCGGGCATCCCAAGACAGAACTGGCAGAGGACGCCGGGCATGACAAACCGCCCTTCACCAAAGACAAGCACCGGAGGCGCATGGAGGCTCGCCTGTCACGAGACGAGCAGAGGGCCAAAGCCCTCCAGATCCCCTTTTCCGTAGACCTCATCATCAACCTCCCCGTAGACGACTTCAACGAGATGATGTCCAAGCACCAACTAAACGAGGCCCAGCTGGCCCTGGTCCGAGACATCCGCCGGCGCGGCAAGAACAAGGTGGCTGCCCAGAACTGCCGCAAACGCAAGATGGAGAGCATCGCGGGCCTGGAGTGCGAGCTGGACTCGCTGCGTGAGGAGAAGGAGAGGCTGTTGCAAGAGCGGTCCGAGAACGACAGCAACCTTCGGCAGGCCAAGAAGGAGCTCAGCAGCCTCTACCAGGAGGTGTTCAGCATGCTCCGGGATGAGGAAGGGAAGCCCTACTCGCCCAGTGAGTACTCCCTACAGCAGACGTCCGACGGCAATGTGTACCTGGTGCCGCGTGTCAAACAGAAGACGGTCAAGACCCGCGGCAACTAG
- the nfe2l2a gene encoding nuclear factor erythroid 2-related factor 2a isoform X3: MMEIELPKMHQSQQEMELIDILWRQDIDLGAGREVFDYSHRQKEHELQRQRKREEEERQQRLQEEKKALLAQLQLDEETGEFVPRAPPSSQQTATPPEKPAVFTEEDVGTLSFDECMQLLEETFPLVETIETSAPTLDPSVLPAANSSPVMMGPQPSPLLPATPPPQKPLPDLEQAWMELLSIPELQQCLNMQMGDVVEPQGYSATSTSPVAQEPNYPFYLPKMTDVITVPAESVCSSGYQSSFEGAFAGAVPADSPDQTTLEAPDLNGAFSVESFCDMFYSDLTDTTISHGGSLGVGGSEGTALAELPEETPVKPMDISEFTLGEGFASKKAEAEFPDSDSGLSLDASPNNGSPEKSTFGDGSFGFSDSDMEEMDSNPGSTKSDYSETFPLSVVAESIQGNSGTLRQPGSSQDQNVGHPKTELAEDAGHDKPPFTKDKHRRRMEARLSRDEQRAKALQIPFSVDLIINLPVDDFNEMMSKHQLNEAQLALVRDIRRRGKNKVAAQNCRKRKMESIAGLECELDSLREEKERLLQERSENDSNLRQAKKELSSLYQEVFSMLRDEEGKPYSPSEYSLQQTSDGNVYLVPRVKQKTVKTRGN, encoded by the exons ATGATGGAGATCGAGTTGCCAAAAATGCACCAGAGTCAACAG GAAATGGAGCTGATTGACATCCTGTGGAGGCAGGACATCGACCTGGGCGCCGGCCGGGAGGTCTTCGACTACAGCCACCGGCAGAAGGAGCACGAGCTGCAGCGCCAACGCAagcgggaggaggaggagcggcaGCAGCGGCTCCAGGAGGAGAAGAAGGCGCTGCTGGCTCAGCTGCAGCTGGACGAGGAGACGGGCGAGTTTGTGCCGCGGGCTCCACCCAGCTCCCAGCAGACCGCCACGCCTCCTGAGAAG CCTGCTGTCTTCACAGAAGAGGATGTGGGCACCCTGTCATTTGACGAATGCATGCAGCTCCTGGAAGAAACCTTCCCGCTAGTGGAGACCATCGAG ACCTCTGCTCCTACGCTCGATCCCTCTGTTTTGCCCGCCGCCAACAGCAGCCCAGTCATGATGGGTCCTCAACCGAGCCCCCTGCTGCCAGCAACACCACCCCCCCAGAAGCCCCTGCCGGACCTGGAGCAGGCCTGGATGGAGCTGCTCTCCATCCCTGAGCTGCAG CAGTGCCTGAACATGCAAATGGGGGACGTGGTCGAACCACAGGGCTACAGTGCCACGAGCACCTCCCCGGTGGCGCAGGAGCCAAACTACCCGTTCTACCTGCCCAAGATGACAGATGTGATTACAGTCCCGGCGGAGTCAGTCTGCTCCTCGGGGTATCAGAGCTCCTTCGAAGGGGCTTTTGCTGGTGCCGTCCCAGCGGACAGCCCCGATCAAACGACTCTAGAGGCCCCGGACCTGAATGGCGCCTTTAGCGTAGAAAGCTTCTGTGATATGTTTTACTCGGACCTTACAGACACAACGATAAGCCatggcggctcactgggtgtgggtgggagtgaggGTACTGCGCTGGCCGAACTGCCCGAGGAGACACCGGTTAAGCCCATGGATATCTCCGAGTTCACATTGGGGGAAGGATTTGCCAGCAAGAAGGCTGAAGCCGAGTTTCCTGACTCTGACTCGGGCCTGTCGCTGGATGCCAGCCCCAACAATGGGTCACCGGAGAAATCGACGTTTGGCGACGGCTCCTTCGGATTCAGCGACTCCGATATGGAGGAGATGGACAGCAACCCTGGCAGCACTAAGTCTGACTACAGCGAGACGTTCCCACTGTCCGTCGTTGCGGAAAGCATCCAAGGGAATTCCGGCACCCTCAGACAGCCTGGATCCTCACAGGACCAGAACGTCGGGCATCCCAAGACAGAACTGGCAGAGGACGCCGGGCATGACAAACCGCCCTTCACCAAAGACAAGCACCGGAGGCGCATGGAGGCTCGCCTGTCACGAGACGAGCAGAGGGCCAAAGCCCTCCAGATCCCCTTTTCCGTAGACCTCATCATCAACCTCCCCGTAGACGACTTCAACGAGATGATGTCCAAGCACCAACTAAACGAGGCCCAGCTGGCCCTGGTCCGAGACATCCGCCGGCGCGGCAAGAACAAGGTGGCTGCCCAGAACTGCCGCAAACGCAAGATGGAGAGCATCGCGGGCCTGGAGTGCGAGCTGGACTCGCTGCGTGAGGAGAAGGAGAGGCTGTTGCAAGAGCGGTCCGAGAACGACAGCAACCTTCGGCAGGCCAAGAAGGAGCTCAGCAGCCTCTACCAGGAGGTGTTCAGCATGCTCCGGGATGAGGAAGGGAAGCCCTACTCGCCCAGTGAGTACTCCCTACAGCAGACGTCCGACGGCAATGTGTACCTGGTGCCGCGTGTCAAACAGAAGACGGTCAAGACCCGCGGCAACTAG
- the nfe2l2a gene encoding nuclear factor erythroid 2-related factor 2a isoform X2, which translates to MMEIELPKMHQSQQEMELIDILWRQDIDLGAGREVFDYSHRQKEHELQRQRKREEEERQQRLQEEKKALLAQLQLDEETGEFVPRAPPSSQQTATPPEKVQPAVFTEEDVGTLSFDECMQLLEETFPLVETIETSAPTLDPSVLPAANSSPVMMGPQPSPLLPATPPPQKPLPDLEQAWMELLSIPELQCLNMQMGDVVEPQGYSATSTSPVAQEPNYPFYLPKMTDVITVPAESVCSSGYQSSFEGAFAGAVPADSPDQTTLEAPDLNGAFSVESFCDMFYSDLTDTTISHGGSLGVGGSEGTALAELPEETPVKPMDISEFTLGEGFASKKAEAEFPDSDSGLSLDASPNNGSPEKSTFGDGSFGFSDSDMEEMDSNPGSTKSDYSETFPLSVVAESIQGNSGTLRQPGSSQDQNVGHPKTELAEDAGHDKPPFTKDKHRRRMEARLSRDEQRAKALQIPFSVDLIINLPVDDFNEMMSKHQLNEAQLALVRDIRRRGKNKVAAQNCRKRKMESIAGLECELDSLREEKERLLQERSENDSNLRQAKKELSSLYQEVFSMLRDEEGKPYSPSEYSLQQTSDGNVYLVPRVKQKTVKTRGN; encoded by the exons ATGATGGAGATCGAGTTGCCAAAAATGCACCAGAGTCAACAG GAAATGGAGCTGATTGACATCCTGTGGAGGCAGGACATCGACCTGGGCGCCGGCCGGGAGGTCTTCGACTACAGCCACCGGCAGAAGGAGCACGAGCTGCAGCGCCAACGCAagcgggaggaggaggagcggcaGCAGCGGCTCCAGGAGGAGAAGAAGGCGCTGCTGGCTCAGCTGCAGCTGGACGAGGAGACGGGCGAGTTTGTGCCGCGGGCTCCACCCAGCTCCCAGCAGACCGCCACGCCTCCTGAGAAGGTGCAG CCTGCTGTCTTCACAGAAGAGGATGTGGGCACCCTGTCATTTGACGAATGCATGCAGCTCCTGGAAGAAACCTTCCCGCTAGTGGAGACCATCGAG ACCTCTGCTCCTACGCTCGATCCCTCTGTTTTGCCCGCCGCCAACAGCAGCCCAGTCATGATGGGTCCTCAACCGAGCCCCCTGCTGCCAGCAACACCACCCCCCCAGAAGCCCCTGCCGGACCTGGAGCAGGCCTGGATGGAGCTGCTCTCCATCCCTGAGCTGCAG TGCCTGAACATGCAAATGGGGGACGTGGTCGAACCACAGGGCTACAGTGCCACGAGCACCTCCCCGGTGGCGCAGGAGCCAAACTACCCGTTCTACCTGCCCAAGATGACAGATGTGATTACAGTCCCGGCGGAGTCAGTCTGCTCCTCGGGGTATCAGAGCTCCTTCGAAGGGGCTTTTGCTGGTGCCGTCCCAGCGGACAGCCCCGATCAAACGACTCTAGAGGCCCCGGACCTGAATGGCGCCTTTAGCGTAGAAAGCTTCTGTGATATGTTTTACTCGGACCTTACAGACACAACGATAAGCCatggcggctcactgggtgtgggtgggagtgaggGTACTGCGCTGGCCGAACTGCCCGAGGAGACACCGGTTAAGCCCATGGATATCTCCGAGTTCACATTGGGGGAAGGATTTGCCAGCAAGAAGGCTGAAGCCGAGTTTCCTGACTCTGACTCGGGCCTGTCGCTGGATGCCAGCCCCAACAATGGGTCACCGGAGAAATCGACGTTTGGCGACGGCTCCTTCGGATTCAGCGACTCCGATATGGAGGAGATGGACAGCAACCCTGGCAGCACTAAGTCTGACTACAGCGAGACGTTCCCACTGTCCGTCGTTGCGGAAAGCATCCAAGGGAATTCCGGCACCCTCAGACAGCCTGGATCCTCACAGGACCAGAACGTCGGGCATCCCAAGACAGAACTGGCAGAGGACGCCGGGCATGACAAACCGCCCTTCACCAAAGACAAGCACCGGAGGCGCATGGAGGCTCGCCTGTCACGAGACGAGCAGAGGGCCAAAGCCCTCCAGATCCCCTTTTCCGTAGACCTCATCATCAACCTCCCCGTAGACGACTTCAACGAGATGATGTCCAAGCACCAACTAAACGAGGCCCAGCTGGCCCTGGTCCGAGACATCCGCCGGCGCGGCAAGAACAAGGTGGCTGCCCAGAACTGCCGCAAACGCAAGATGGAGAGCATCGCGGGCCTGGAGTGCGAGCTGGACTCGCTGCGTGAGGAGAAGGAGAGGCTGTTGCAAGAGCGGTCCGAGAACGACAGCAACCTTCGGCAGGCCAAGAAGGAGCTCAGCAGCCTCTACCAGGAGGTGTTCAGCATGCTCCGGGATGAGGAAGGGAAGCCCTACTCGCCCAGTGAGTACTCCCTACAGCAGACGTCCGACGGCAATGTGTACCTGGTGCCGCGTGTCAAACAGAAGACGGTCAAGACCCGCGGCAACTAG
- the nfe2l2a gene encoding nuclear factor erythroid 2-related factor 2a isoform X1, giving the protein MMEIELPKMHQSQQEMELIDILWRQDIDLGAGREVFDYSHRQKEHELQRQRKREEEERQQRLQEEKKALLAQLQLDEETGEFVPRAPPSSQQTATPPEKVQPAVFTEEDVGTLSFDECMQLLEETFPLVETIETSAPTLDPSVLPAANSSPVMMGPQPSPLLPATPPPQKPLPDLEQAWMELLSIPELQQCLNMQMGDVVEPQGYSATSTSPVAQEPNYPFYLPKMTDVITVPAESVCSSGYQSSFEGAFAGAVPADSPDQTTLEAPDLNGAFSVESFCDMFYSDLTDTTISHGGSLGVGGSEGTALAELPEETPVKPMDISEFTLGEGFASKKAEAEFPDSDSGLSLDASPNNGSPEKSTFGDGSFGFSDSDMEEMDSNPGSTKSDYSETFPLSVVAESIQGNSGTLRQPGSSQDQNVGHPKTELAEDAGHDKPPFTKDKHRRRMEARLSRDEQRAKALQIPFSVDLIINLPVDDFNEMMSKHQLNEAQLALVRDIRRRGKNKVAAQNCRKRKMESIAGLECELDSLREEKERLLQERSENDSNLRQAKKELSSLYQEVFSMLRDEEGKPYSPSEYSLQQTSDGNVYLVPRVKQKTVKTRGN; this is encoded by the exons ATGATGGAGATCGAGTTGCCAAAAATGCACCAGAGTCAACAG GAAATGGAGCTGATTGACATCCTGTGGAGGCAGGACATCGACCTGGGCGCCGGCCGGGAGGTCTTCGACTACAGCCACCGGCAGAAGGAGCACGAGCTGCAGCGCCAACGCAagcgggaggaggaggagcggcaGCAGCGGCTCCAGGAGGAGAAGAAGGCGCTGCTGGCTCAGCTGCAGCTGGACGAGGAGACGGGCGAGTTTGTGCCGCGGGCTCCACCCAGCTCCCAGCAGACCGCCACGCCTCCTGAGAAGGTGCAG CCTGCTGTCTTCACAGAAGAGGATGTGGGCACCCTGTCATTTGACGAATGCATGCAGCTCCTGGAAGAAACCTTCCCGCTAGTGGAGACCATCGAG ACCTCTGCTCCTACGCTCGATCCCTCTGTTTTGCCCGCCGCCAACAGCAGCCCAGTCATGATGGGTCCTCAACCGAGCCCCCTGCTGCCAGCAACACCACCCCCCCAGAAGCCCCTGCCGGACCTGGAGCAGGCCTGGATGGAGCTGCTCTCCATCCCTGAGCTGCAG CAGTGCCTGAACATGCAAATGGGGGACGTGGTCGAACCACAGGGCTACAGTGCCACGAGCACCTCCCCGGTGGCGCAGGAGCCAAACTACCCGTTCTACCTGCCCAAGATGACAGATGTGATTACAGTCCCGGCGGAGTCAGTCTGCTCCTCGGGGTATCAGAGCTCCTTCGAAGGGGCTTTTGCTGGTGCCGTCCCAGCGGACAGCCCCGATCAAACGACTCTAGAGGCCCCGGACCTGAATGGCGCCTTTAGCGTAGAAAGCTTCTGTGATATGTTTTACTCGGACCTTACAGACACAACGATAAGCCatggcggctcactgggtgtgggtgggagtgaggGTACTGCGCTGGCCGAACTGCCCGAGGAGACACCGGTTAAGCCCATGGATATCTCCGAGTTCACATTGGGGGAAGGATTTGCCAGCAAGAAGGCTGAAGCCGAGTTTCCTGACTCTGACTCGGGCCTGTCGCTGGATGCCAGCCCCAACAATGGGTCACCGGAGAAATCGACGTTTGGCGACGGCTCCTTCGGATTCAGCGACTCCGATATGGAGGAGATGGACAGCAACCCTGGCAGCACTAAGTCTGACTACAGCGAGACGTTCCCACTGTCCGTCGTTGCGGAAAGCATCCAAGGGAATTCCGGCACCCTCAGACAGCCTGGATCCTCACAGGACCAGAACGTCGGGCATCCCAAGACAGAACTGGCAGAGGACGCCGGGCATGACAAACCGCCCTTCACCAAAGACAAGCACCGGAGGCGCATGGAGGCTCGCCTGTCACGAGACGAGCAGAGGGCCAAAGCCCTCCAGATCCCCTTTTCCGTAGACCTCATCATCAACCTCCCCGTAGACGACTTCAACGAGATGATGTCCAAGCACCAACTAAACGAGGCCCAGCTGGCCCTGGTCCGAGACATCCGCCGGCGCGGCAAGAACAAGGTGGCTGCCCAGAACTGCCGCAAACGCAAGATGGAGAGCATCGCGGGCCTGGAGTGCGAGCTGGACTCGCTGCGTGAGGAGAAGGAGAGGCTGTTGCAAGAGCGGTCCGAGAACGACAGCAACCTTCGGCAGGCCAAGAAGGAGCTCAGCAGCCTCTACCAGGAGGTGTTCAGCATGCTCCGGGATGAGGAAGGGAAGCCCTACTCGCCCAGTGAGTACTCCCTACAGCAGACGTCCGACGGCAATGTGTACCTGGTGCCGCGTGTCAAACAGAAGACGGTCAAGACCCGCGGCAACTAG